A region of Salvia splendens isolate huo1 chromosome 17, SspV2, whole genome shotgun sequence DNA encodes the following proteins:
- the LOC121773465 gene encoding FT-interacting protein 4-like, which translates to MANQNRNQNQNQNQNQNQNQNQNQNVNRSQNHDPHQNAAMEEEFNLRETRPSLGGGRVAGNDRVGTAFDLVEQMDYLYVRIVKSKELPGNPDPYVELNLGGLKSSTRYIQRTSNPEWNQVFSISKDQINAPHIEISVKDKSRGGGDGLIGMILLDGVDVPRRVPPDSPLAPEWYRLENQRGERVPGELMFAIWMGTQADEAFPEAWHLDAVSVNGEGVNGIRSKVYLSPHLWYLRVNVIEAQELQIADKNRQQPEILVRVSHGESVLRTKISQSRNVNSLWNEDLMFTVSDPFEDQLVLCVEERIGNKKDELGQCVIPLNGVEKRIDFKPPGSRWYNLEKHNAGGNGQRNASRLNSRLHLRICFDGGYHVLDELTHYSSDLRATARQLWKPAVGVLELGILNAQNLAAMKSRDGRGFTDAYCVAKYGQKWIRTRTILNSFNPKWNEQYTWEVYDPCTVITVGVFDNCHLQGVNAGGKDSRIGKVRIRLSTLETGRVYTHSYPLIVLSPSGVKKMGEIQLAVRFSCASLFNVLQLYTQPLLPSLHYLQPLSCQQVEVLRYQATRIVSTRLSRAEPPLRKEVVEYMLDVGSNMWSMRRSRANHFRMAGILSVVAKILKWFDQISSWKSPLMTVVVHIVFLVFVCFPWLILSTVFLYLFLIGAWNYRGRPRNPPHMDVKLSKADMALSDELDEEFDTFPTSVKQMEVLKSRYDRLRSLASRVQTVLGDMATQGERFYNLLSWRDPRATALFLIFCLVATVVLYISPLRVVVIVMGFYSMRHPRFRDRLPSCPMNFLRRLPARTDGLL; encoded by the coding sequence ATGGCGAACCAAAACCGGAAccagaatcaaaatcaaaatcagaaccagaatcaaaatCAGAATCAGAACCAGAACGTCAACAGAAGTCAAAACCACGATCCTCACCAGAATGCAGCCATGGAGGAGGAATTCAACCTGAGGGAGACACGGCCCAGCCTCGGCGGTGGGAGAGTAGCCGGAAACGATCGTGTCGGCACCGCCTTCGACCTGGTGGAGCAGATGGACTATCTCTACGTCAGAATTGTGAAGTCGAAGGAGCTTCCGGGAAACCCCGATCCTTACGTCGAATTAAACCTCGGAGGGCTCAAATCCTCCACCCGGTATATCCAGAGAACGTCCAATCCGGAGTGGAATCAGGTATTCTCGATATCGAAAGATCAGATTAATGCCCCACACATCGAGATTTCCGTCAAGGACAAGAGcagaggcggcggcgatggtTTAATTGGCATGATTTTGCTCGACGGCGTTGATGTTCCACGAAGGGTGCCGCCGGACAGCCCCTTGGCGCCGGAGTGGTACCGGCTGGAGAATCAGAGGGGCGAGAGGGTGCCAGGTGAACTAATGTTTGCGATTTGGATGGGGACGCAGGCCGATGAGGCGTTCCCCGAAGCTTGGCATTTGGATGCCGTGAGTGTTAACGGCGAAGGCGTCAATGGAATTAGGTCCAAGGTTTATTTATCCCCTCACCTTTGGTATCTtagggttaatgtgattgaggCGCAGGAATTGCAGATTGCTGATAAGAATCGGCAGCAGCCGGAGATCCTTGTGAGAGTTTCACATGGGGAAAGTGTTTTGAGGACTAAGATTTCTCAGAGTAGGAATGTGAATTCTCTATGGAATGAGGATTTGATGTTCACTGTGTCGGACCCGTTTGAGGATCAGTTGGTTTTGTGTGTGGAGGAGAGGATAGGGAACAAGAAGGATGAATTGGGGCAGTGTGTGATTCCTTTAAATGGTGTCGAGAAGCGGATCGATTTCAAGCCTCCGGGAAGCAGGTGGTACAATCTTGAGAAGCATAATGCTGGAGGGAATGGGCAGAGGAATGCGAGTAGGTTAAACAGCAGGCTTCATCTGAGGATCTGTTTCGATGGGGGTTATCATGTTCTTGATGAATTGACTCATTACAGCAGTGATCTTCGTGCCACGGCTAGGCAGCTTTGGAAGCCTGCTGTTGGGGTGCTGGAATTAGGCATCTTGAATGCTCAGAATCTCGCAGCGATGAAGTCGAGAGACGGGAGGGGATTCACGGATGCTTATTGTGTGGCCAAGTATGGGCAGAAGTGGATCAGGACAAGAACGATCCTCAACAGTTTCAATCCCAAGTGGAACGAGCAGTACACGTGGGAAGTGTACGACCCGTGCACTGTCATCACAGTCGGAGTCTTTGACAACTGCCACTTGCAAGGAGTGAACGCGGGTGGCAAGGATTCAAGAATCGGGAAGGTGAGGATTCGCCTATCCACTCTCGAGACAGGTCGTGTCTACACGCATTCATATCCACTCATAGTGCTTTCACCTTCTGGTGTGAAGAAAATGGGTGAAATTCAGTTGGCTGTGAGGTTCTCTTGTGCATCTTTGTTCAATGTCTTGCAGCTTTACACACAGCCGCTGCTGCCGAGCCTTCACTACCTCCAGCCCCTCAGCTGCCAGCAGGTTGAGGTTCTGAGGTATCAGGCTACTCGGATTGTATCAACGAGGCTGAGCCGGGCTGAGCCACCGTTGAGAAAAGAGGTGGTGGAGTACATGCTTGACGTCGGATCCAACATGTGGAGCATGAGACGAAGCAGAGCCAATCATTTCAGAATGGCAGGGATCCTCTCTGTGGTTGCCAAAATACTGAAATGGTTTGATCAGATAAGCAGTTGGAAGAGTCCTTTGATGACAGTTGTAGTCCACATTGTGTTCTTGGTATTCGTATGCTTCCCTTGGTTGATCTTGAGCACTGTGTTTCTGTACCTTTTCTTGATCGGGGCGTGGAATTACCGGGGGCGGCCTCGCAACCCTCCACACATGGATGTGAAACTGTCTAAAGCTGACATGGCCCTGAGCGATGAATTGGACGAGGAGTTTGACACATTCCCGACGTCTGTGAAGCAAATGGAGGTCTTGAAATCGAGATATGATAGGCTGAGATCGCTTGCTTCGAGGGTGCAGACGGTTCTTGGGGACATGGCGACGCAAGGGGAGAGGTTCTACAATCTGCTGAGCTGGAGGGATCCGAGGGCGACTGCACTGTTTCTCATATTCTGCTTGGTTGCCACTGTGGTGCTCTACATAAGTCCCCTCAGAGTTGTGGTGATTGTGATGGGATTCTACTCGATGAGGCACCCGAGGTTTCGCGACAGGCTTCCGTCGTGTCCCATGAACTTTTTAAGGAGGTTGCCTGCAAGAACAGATGGTCTGTTGTGA
- the LOC121775364 gene encoding chaperone protein dnaJ GFA2, mitochondrial-like isoform X1 yields MARCHGLRLARRSLTSLLRHNSYSIRLCNSFFKGGCRSVGAAPCSQSRGLFYLNHGDARNVLKPGFWDILGAKRSIHATAQLSRDFYDVLGVNRNATASEIKKAYYGLAKQLHPDTNKDDPEAEKKFQEVQKAYEVLKDEEKRQQYDQVGHEAFERAGTGDGGFDPFGGGGGFNPFQDIFRNADIFNIFNRDMGGEDVKVAVELSFMEAVQGCIKTLSVMTDLSCETCGGAGVPPGTKPETCKRCRGSGMVISQNGPFTLQATCPNCKGAGKIVSNFCKSCRGKRVVKGQKTVKVNIMAGVDSNETIKIPRSGGSDPDGNQPGDLYVMIKVKEDPVFRREGADIHVDTILSITQAILGGTIQVPTLSGDVVVKVRPGTQPGQKVVLRKKGIKVRNSFSFGDQYVHFNVSIPTNLTQRQRQLMEEFAKEEEREDDKGAAAGASG; encoded by the exons ATGGCCCGGTGCCATGGCCTCCGCCTCGCCCGCCGCTCTCTTACGTCCCTTCTGCGCCACAATTCTTATTCAATTCGA CTTTGCAATTCCTTCTTCAAGGGAGGGTGTAGGAGCGTCGGCGCCGCACCGTGCAGTCAATCAAGGGGTCTTTTCTATTTAAATCATGGAGATG CACGTAATGTGTTAAAGCCTGGCTTTTGGGACATTTTAGGCGCCAAACGGTCAATCCATGCCACTG CACAATTGTCAAGAGATTTCTATGATGTCCTTGGTGTTAATAGAAATGCAACAGCATCTGAAATCAAGAAAGCCTATTACGGG CTTGCGAAGCAGTTACATCCTGATACTAATAAAGATGACCCGGAAGCTGAAAAGAAATTTCAAGAAGTCCAGAAAGCATACGAG GTATTAAAGGATGAAGAAAAGCGCCAACAGTATGATCAG GTTGGGCATGAAGCTTTTGAACGTGCTGGTACTGGTGATGGTGGGTTTGATCCATTTGGAGGTGGCGGTGGCTTTAATCCTTTCCAGGACATATTCAGAAATGCCGAT ATTTTCAACATATTCAATAGGGACATGGGTGGAGAAGATGTTAAG GTTGCTGTTGAACTATCCTTTATGGAAGCTGTCCAAGGATGCATCAAAACACTGTCAGTCATGACTGATTTAAGTTGTGAAACTTGTG GTGGAGCTGGTGTTCCTCCTGGAACAAAGCCTGAAACTTGTAAACGCTGTAGAGGTTCTGGCATG GTTATCTCACAAAATGGTCCTTTCACACTTCAAGCTACATGTCCAAATTGTAAGGGAGCTGGAAAAATTGTTTCG AACTTCTGCAAGTCCTGTAGGGGTAAGCGGGTAGTAAAAGGGCAGAAGACTGTGAAGGTGAATATCATGGCAG GAGTGGACAGCAATGAAACCATTAAAATCCCCAGAAGTGGTGGATCGGATCCTGATGGAAATCAACCGGGCGATCTTTATGTTATGATTAAG GTCAAAGAAGACCCAGTGTTCCGAAGAGAAGGGGCAGATATCCATGTTGATACAATTTTGAGCATCACTCAG GCAATTTTGGGAGGAACAATCCAGGTTCCTACACTCTCTGGGGATGTTGTTGTTAAG GTTCGCCCTGGCACTCAACCTGGGCAGAAGGTGGTCTTGAGGAAAAAGG GGATTAAAGTCCGAAATTCGTTTTCATTTGGTGATCAATATGTGCACTTTAACGTTAGCATTCCGAC AAACCTGACACAGAGGCAGCGCCAATTGATGGAGGAGTTTgctaaagaagaagaaagagaagaCGATAAGGGGGCAGCTGCAGGAGCATCGGGCTGA
- the LOC121775364 gene encoding chaperone protein dnaJ GFA2, mitochondrial-like isoform X2, with the protein MARCHGLRLARRSLTSLLRHNSYSIRGGCRSVGAAPCSQSRGLFYLNHGDARNVLKPGFWDILGAKRSIHATAQLSRDFYDVLGVNRNATASEIKKAYYGLAKQLHPDTNKDDPEAEKKFQEVQKAYEVLKDEEKRQQYDQVGHEAFERAGTGDGGFDPFGGGGGFNPFQDIFRNADIFNIFNRDMGGEDVKVAVELSFMEAVQGCIKTLSVMTDLSCETCGGAGVPPGTKPETCKRCRGSGMVISQNGPFTLQATCPNCKGAGKIVSNFCKSCRGKRVVKGQKTVKVNIMAGVDSNETIKIPRSGGSDPDGNQPGDLYVMIKVKEDPVFRREGADIHVDTILSITQAILGGTIQVPTLSGDVVVKVRPGTQPGQKVVLRKKGIKVRNSFSFGDQYVHFNVSIPTNLTQRQRQLMEEFAKEEEREDDKGAAAGASG; encoded by the exons ATGGCCCGGTGCCATGGCCTCCGCCTCGCCCGCCGCTCTCTTACGTCCCTTCTGCGCCACAATTCTTATTCAATTCGA GGAGGGTGTAGGAGCGTCGGCGCCGCACCGTGCAGTCAATCAAGGGGTCTTTTCTATTTAAATCATGGAGATG CACGTAATGTGTTAAAGCCTGGCTTTTGGGACATTTTAGGCGCCAAACGGTCAATCCATGCCACTG CACAATTGTCAAGAGATTTCTATGATGTCCTTGGTGTTAATAGAAATGCAACAGCATCTGAAATCAAGAAAGCCTATTACGGG CTTGCGAAGCAGTTACATCCTGATACTAATAAAGATGACCCGGAAGCTGAAAAGAAATTTCAAGAAGTCCAGAAAGCATACGAG GTATTAAAGGATGAAGAAAAGCGCCAACAGTATGATCAG GTTGGGCATGAAGCTTTTGAACGTGCTGGTACTGGTGATGGTGGGTTTGATCCATTTGGAGGTGGCGGTGGCTTTAATCCTTTCCAGGACATATTCAGAAATGCCGAT ATTTTCAACATATTCAATAGGGACATGGGTGGAGAAGATGTTAAG GTTGCTGTTGAACTATCCTTTATGGAAGCTGTCCAAGGATGCATCAAAACACTGTCAGTCATGACTGATTTAAGTTGTGAAACTTGTG GTGGAGCTGGTGTTCCTCCTGGAACAAAGCCTGAAACTTGTAAACGCTGTAGAGGTTCTGGCATG GTTATCTCACAAAATGGTCCTTTCACACTTCAAGCTACATGTCCAAATTGTAAGGGAGCTGGAAAAATTGTTTCG AACTTCTGCAAGTCCTGTAGGGGTAAGCGGGTAGTAAAAGGGCAGAAGACTGTGAAGGTGAATATCATGGCAG GAGTGGACAGCAATGAAACCATTAAAATCCCCAGAAGTGGTGGATCGGATCCTGATGGAAATCAACCGGGCGATCTTTATGTTATGATTAAG GTCAAAGAAGACCCAGTGTTCCGAAGAGAAGGGGCAGATATCCATGTTGATACAATTTTGAGCATCACTCAG GCAATTTTGGGAGGAACAATCCAGGTTCCTACACTCTCTGGGGATGTTGTTGTTAAG GTTCGCCCTGGCACTCAACCTGGGCAGAAGGTGGTCTTGAGGAAAAAGG GGATTAAAGTCCGAAATTCGTTTTCATTTGGTGATCAATATGTGCACTTTAACGTTAGCATTCCGAC AAACCTGACACAGAGGCAGCGCCAATTGATGGAGGAGTTTgctaaagaagaagaaagagaagaCGATAAGGGGGCAGCTGCAGGAGCATCGGGCTGA
- the LOC121773232 gene encoding polygalacturonase inhibitor 1-like, which translates to MLPLLLLINIITFILFHPHTSAAAAGLCHPNDRAALTAFKNSFTNPNPFPTWDPVFDCCDWYGVKCNDTTSRVISLDIAPHDSLAGTIPSSLANLTHLQNLRLHKIPNLIGQIPPSLTKIPKLRFLVISWTNISGPIPHFLSQIKNLAYLDLSFNRLSGTIPPSIPTLPFLFAIDLSRNQLTGPIPETFGHFQKTAGFPALDLSHNKLSGALPSSLSNVLFSSVDVSRNNLSGDASVFFGKDKAASSIDISRNGFEFDLSKVSFMVSLDVLDISHNRIYGEIPKQITEAVYLQFLNVSYNRLCGEIPTGWKLRYRSEPWENSSFLHNRCLCGIPLNPCN; encoded by the coding sequence ATGCTACCACTACTCCTCCTTATCAATATCATCACTTTCATTCTCTTCCACCCTCACACCTCTGCTGCTGCAGCGGGGCTCTGTCATCCCAACGACAGAGCCGCGCTGACAGCATTCAAAAACAGCTTCACAAACCCCAACCCATTCCCCACGTGGGACCCCGTCTTCGACTGCTGCGACTGGTACGGCGTCAAATGCAACGACACCACCAGCCGCGTCATCAGCCTCGACATAGCACCCCACGACTCCCTCGCGGGCACCATCCCCTCGTCCCTCGCCAACCTAACGCACCTCCAAAATCTCCGCCTCCACAAGATCCCCAACCTCATAGGCCAAATCCCACCCTCACTCACAAAAATACCTAAACTAAGATTCCTTGTAATAAGCTGGACAAACATCTCAGGACCAATCCCACATTTTCTTTCCCAAATCAAGAATCTAGCATACCTAGACCTCTCCTTCAACCGCCTCTCCGGCACAATCCCTCCTTCTATCCCAACTCTTCCGTTCCTCTTCGCAATTGATTTAAGTCGAAACCAGCTCACCGGCCCCATCCCAGAAACGTTCGGACACTTCCAAAAAACCGCGGGATTCCCTGCACTCGACCTCTCTCACAACAAACTTTCCGGGGCGCTTCCATCTTCTTTGTCCAACGTACTCTTCTCGTCGGTAGATGTCTCAAGAAACAATCTGTCTGGCGATGCGTCTGTGTTCTTCGGGAAGGACAAGGCCGCGAGCAGCATTGACATATCGAGGAATGGGTTCGAGTTTGATCTGTCGAAGGTGAGCTTCATGGTGTCGCTTGATGTGTTGGACATATCGCATAACAGGATTTATGGAGAGATTCCGAAGCAGATTACGGAGGCTGTTTACTTGCAGTTTTTGAATGTTAGTTATAACAGATTGTGTGGGGAGATTCCGACGGGGTGGAAGTTGAGGTATAGATCTGAGCCTTGGGAGAATTCATCGTTTCTGCATAATCGCTGCCTTTGTGGGATTCCTTTGAATCCATGCAATTGA